A genomic stretch from Bacterioplanes sanyensis includes:
- a CDS encoding tetratricopeptide repeat protein: MARLFSLPNRRLPHWMATLAAPIYLAGCASLTPAPTEQETTPTPSAAQLKAHQVEPEPVHYRPIPANTLYALLVAEFAGQRQRFDVSLHNYMLQARKTGDPEIAERASRIASYVGADELAAEATDIWLAADPEDPSAHHSAAQAAIQQGRYQAALMHLQDLQRLAGVSQFDYLAANSGQLPPDQQRQLLQQFVTLQQQYPNNANLTYAVAIMHQHLQQFDQALQGMNTALEIQPDYLSAGMQKARLLAQLERIEEALVWLEELQQRHAENKAMSVLYARLLLEQRRMEEARAAFRDLHQRYPDDEALTLSLALLEHELDTPEQARILLQSLLNSRRYANEAHFYLGKLAHSEQNDALAFKHYSEVSDGREFLPAQLRAAEIRQQQQGLTAARRYLDDRRALWPEKTVDLVRIEAELLSQDGDIPAAIELLGQALQLQPEHMDLRYTRAMLAGQIDDIDLLERDLRFIIERQPDHAEALNALGYTLADKTERWEEAYALIQRAIELSPNNAAIIDSLGWVYFRKGKLDKARPLLERAFELMPDHEIAAHLGELLWISGELNEARDVWRQGLEQTPDSPLIEETLQRLDADL, from the coding sequence ATGGCCAGATTGTTTTCCCTGCCCAACCGTCGCCTGCCCCATTGGATGGCCACCCTGGCAGCCCCCATCTACTTGGCCGGCTGTGCCAGTCTTACACCAGCGCCGACAGAGCAAGAAACAACTCCAACTCCATCCGCTGCACAACTAAAGGCACATCAGGTAGAACCAGAACCGGTCCACTATCGCCCGATACCCGCCAACACATTATATGCGTTGTTGGTGGCTGAGTTCGCCGGTCAGCGACAACGCTTTGATGTGTCATTGCACAACTATATGTTGCAGGCGCGCAAGACGGGCGACCCGGAGATTGCCGAGCGCGCCAGCCGCATCGCCAGTTATGTGGGCGCCGACGAGCTGGCAGCCGAGGCAACGGATATCTGGCTGGCAGCCGATCCGGAAGACCCGTCGGCCCACCATTCTGCCGCACAAGCCGCCATTCAGCAGGGGCGTTATCAGGCGGCACTGATGCATTTGCAAGATTTACAGCGACTGGCGGGCGTAAGTCAATTTGATTATCTCGCTGCCAACAGTGGCCAATTACCGCCCGATCAGCAGCGACAACTGCTGCAGCAATTCGTGACGCTGCAGCAGCAATATCCCAACAACGCCAATCTGACCTACGCCGTCGCCATCATGCACCAGCACCTGCAACAGTTTGATCAAGCACTGCAGGGCATGAATACAGCATTGGAGATTCAGCCAGACTACCTCAGTGCGGGCATGCAAAAAGCCCGCTTGTTGGCGCAATTGGAGCGCATCGAAGAAGCGCTGGTGTGGTTAGAGGAGCTGCAACAGCGTCACGCTGAGAATAAAGCCATGAGCGTGCTCTACGCCCGGCTACTGCTCGAACAGCGGCGCATGGAGGAGGCGCGCGCAGCGTTTCGCGACCTACACCAGCGCTACCCTGACGATGAGGCACTGACCTTGTCGCTGGCGTTGCTGGAACACGAGCTGGACACCCCAGAACAAGCGCGTATTTTGCTGCAAAGCTTGCTGAACAGCCGCCGCTACGCCAATGAAGCGCACTTTTATCTGGGCAAGCTGGCGCACAGCGAGCAAAACGACGCATTGGCATTTAAGCACTACAGCGAGGTATCCGACGGGCGTGAGTTTTTGCCCGCGCAGTTGCGCGCCGCTGAGATTCGCCAACAACAGCAAGGATTGACCGCTGCAAGGCGCTACTTGGATGACCGCCGCGCCCTGTGGCCAGAAAAGACCGTCGATTTGGTGCGCATCGAGGCCGAGTTGCTGTCTCAAGATGGCGATATTCCTGCCGCCATAGAACTGTTAGGCCAGGCGCTGCAACTGCAGCCAGAGCACATGGATTTGCGCTACACCCGCGCCATGCTAGCAGGACAAATCGACGACATTGATTTGCTTGAGCGTGATCTGCGCTTCATTATTGAACGCCAACCAGACCATGCCGAAGCCTTAAATGCGCTGGGCTACACCTTGGCGGATAAAACCGAGCGCTGGGAAGAAGCCTACGCCTTAATCCAACGCGCCATCGAGCTGTCGCCCAATAATGCCGCCATCATCGACAGTCTGGGCTGGGTGTATTTCCGCAAAGGCAAGTTGGATAAAGCCCGCCCATTGCTGGAGCGCGCCTTTGAGCTAATGCCAGATCACGAGATTGCCGCTCATTTGGGAGAACTGTTGTGGATCAGCGGTGAGCTCAATGAAGCCCGCGACGTATGGCGCCAAGGTTTGGAACAAACGCCCGACAGCCCACTGATTGAAGAAACCCTGCAGCGATTGGACGCCGACCTGTAA
- a CDS encoding ExeA family protein, translating into MTALAHLNQSCQQHFGLQQAPFTLTPNTDFYVDLPAQRQAYELVQYALASGEGFVKVTGEVGTGKTLLCRRLLNELHQHGSVTLYLPNPHLSADALWFALAAELELAVAHMSLPAVQQALQQRLLQLAQQRKQVVLLVDEAQSMPVETLEALRLVSNLETEQQKLLQIVLFGQPELDHLLQQPQLRQLLQRITSSANLSPLTSSDMLADYIQQRMSLAGYRGMQLFARDAVEHLWRASGGVPRLVNILAAKSLLAGYGQGVDKIERHHVALAAADTEAATLATLVPWWWAVVVLLACVVVL; encoded by the coding sequence ATGACGGCACTAGCGCATTTAAATCAGTCGTGTCAGCAGCATTTTGGTTTGCAGCAAGCGCCTTTTACTCTGACGCCAAACACAGATTTTTATGTTGATCTGCCAGCGCAGCGTCAGGCGTATGAGCTGGTGCAATATGCGTTGGCTTCCGGCGAAGGTTTTGTCAAAGTCACCGGCGAAGTCGGCACTGGAAAAACTCTATTGTGCCGACGTTTGCTCAACGAGCTGCACCAGCATGGCAGTGTGACTTTGTATTTACCCAATCCGCACTTGAGCGCCGATGCGTTATGGTTTGCGCTGGCTGCAGAGCTGGAGCTGGCGGTTGCTCATATGTCGTTGCCAGCGGTGCAACAAGCGTTGCAACAGCGCTTGCTGCAACTGGCGCAACAGCGCAAACAAGTGGTGCTATTGGTGGACGAAGCGCAAAGCATGCCAGTAGAAACGCTTGAAGCGCTGCGTCTGGTATCAAATCTGGAAACCGAGCAGCAAAAGCTGCTGCAAATCGTATTATTTGGCCAGCCCGAGTTAGATCATTTATTACAGCAACCGCAATTGCGTCAGCTATTACAGCGCATTACCTCCAGCGCCAATTTAAGCCCATTAACCTCCTCCGATATGTTGGCGGATTACATCCAACAACGTATGTCGCTGGCGGGTTATCGCGGCATGCAATTATTTGCTCGTGATGCCGTGGAGCATTTATGGCGTGCCAGCGGAGGTGTGCCCAGATTGGTAAATATTTTAGCGGCGAAATCACTGCTGGCCGGTTATGGCCAAGGCGTGGATAAAATCGAGCGCCACCATGTTGCTTTAGCGGCGGCCGATACCGAAGCGGCCACTTTAGCCACCCTAGTGCCTTGGTGGTGGGCAGTGGTGGTGTTACTGGCTTGTGTGGTGGTGTTATGA
- the prfA gene encoding peptide chain release factor 1 translates to MKSSIIAKLEHLRDRYEEVGHLLSEPEAASDQDRFRSLSKEYAELETVAQTFGAYEQAQADLEEAKILANDSDPDMRAMGVEEQQAAEQALVALEKDIEILLLPKDPDDSRNVIVEVRAGTGGDEAAIFAGDLYRMYSRYAELRGWRVEIVSASDGEHGGYKEIISRISGTDVYSQLKFESGAHRVQRVPETESQGRIHTSACTVAVMPEVGEEEEIDINKNDLRIDTFRASGAGGQHVNKTDSAIRLTHLPTGLVVECQDERSQHKNRAKAMALLATRLRDAQLQAAQAEQAATRKSLVGSGDRSERIRTYNYPQGRVTDHRINLTLYKLDEIMQGDLNPVVQPLIQEHQANLLAEMAGSH, encoded by the coding sequence ATGAAAAGCTCCATTATTGCCAAGCTCGAACACCTGCGTGATCGCTATGAAGAGGTCGGCCATTTGCTGTCCGAACCCGAGGCCGCCAGCGACCAGGACCGCTTTCGCAGCTTATCGAAAGAATACGCTGAGCTAGAAACCGTGGCCCAAACCTTCGGTGCTTACGAGCAAGCGCAGGCGGATCTGGAAGAAGCAAAAATCCTGGCCAACGACAGCGACCCAGACATGCGTGCCATGGGCGTCGAAGAGCAACAGGCCGCCGAGCAGGCGCTGGTGGCACTGGAAAAAGACATCGAAATTCTACTGCTGCCGAAAGACCCGGACGACAGTCGCAACGTGATTGTGGAAGTGCGAGCGGGCACGGGTGGCGACGAGGCGGCGATCTTTGCCGGCGATCTCTATCGCATGTACAGCCGCTATGCCGAATTGCGTGGCTGGCGCGTCGAAATCGTCAGTGCCAGCGACGGCGAACACGGTGGCTATAAAGAAATCATTAGCCGTATTTCCGGCACCGACGTGTACTCTCAGTTGAAGTTTGAGTCCGGTGCACACCGGGTACAACGGGTGCCAGAAACGGAAAGCCAGGGGCGTATTCACACCTCGGCTTGTACTGTGGCAGTGATGCCGGAAGTGGGCGAAGAAGAAGAGATCGACATCAACAAAAACGACCTGCGCATCGATACCTTTCGTGCCTCTGGTGCCGGTGGTCAGCACGTTAACAAAACCGATTCTGCCATTCGTTTGACGCACTTACCGACGGGCTTGGTGGTGGAATGTCAGGACGAGCGTTCGCAGCATAAAAACCGTGCCAAGGCCATGGCGTTATTGGCCACTCGGCTGCGTGACGCCCAACTGCAAGCTGCGCAAGCAGAGCAAGCGGCGACTCGTAAAAGCCTGGTGGGCTCGGGTGATCGCTCTGAGCGGATTCGTACCTACAACTATCCACAGGGGCGGGTAACGGATCATCGCATCAACCTGACCTTATATAAGCTGGATGAGATCATGCAGGGCGATTTGAACCCTGTGGTACAGCCGCTGATTCAGGAGCATCAAGCGAACTTGCTGGCTGAGATGGCTGGCAGTCACTGA
- the hemA gene encoding glutamyl-tRNA reductase: MAIWALGINHKTAPVSVRERVSFDPARMPEVLQQLTSLAPIAEAVVLSTCNRTELYCSAESLQLEDIARWLADYHQMSVDELSPALYCLQQDDAVQHTMRVASGLDSLVLGEPQILGQMKSAYAVAQEHGSVGAELGRLFRQTFSIAKRVRTDTAIGQNPVSVAFAAVRMAQHIFADMGRSHALLIGAGETIELVARHLAQAGVKHITVANRTLARAQHLAEEFHADAVLLEDIPQVLPNADIVISSTASPLPILGKGAVEKALRQRRHKPMFMVDIAVPRDIEAEVAELADVYLYTVDDLRDIIEENVRSREDAARQAEELILAGVDHFMRELKTLDAVNTVRDLREQAVDVQQDLLSKALSQLQSGADPERVLRQFAHSYTNKMLHAPTVALRKAGAEGRLEVLDWTRELYRLDRPIPSVEDK, encoded by the coding sequence ATGGCGATCTGGGCATTGGGCATCAATCACAAGACCGCACCGGTGTCGGTGCGTGAGCGGGTGTCGTTTGACCCTGCGCGCATGCCAGAGGTGCTCCAACAGCTGACATCGTTGGCGCCGATTGCCGAAGCTGTGGTGCTGTCGACCTGCAATCGCACTGAACTTTATTGTAGCGCTGAGTCGCTGCAGTTGGAGGACATTGCGCGTTGGCTGGCTGACTATCATCAGATGTCGGTGGATGAACTGAGTCCGGCTTTGTATTGCCTGCAGCAAGACGACGCCGTGCAGCACACCATGCGCGTCGCCAGCGGTCTAGATTCGTTGGTGCTGGGCGAGCCGCAAATTCTTGGGCAAATGAAATCGGCCTATGCCGTGGCGCAAGAACACGGCAGTGTCGGTGCTGAACTGGGGCGTTTGTTCCGCCAGACATTTTCCATTGCCAAGCGAGTTCGTACCGATACCGCCATTGGTCAAAACCCGGTATCGGTGGCCTTTGCCGCCGTGCGCATGGCGCAACACATCTTTGCGGACATGGGGCGCAGCCACGCGTTGCTGATTGGCGCCGGTGAGACCATCGAATTGGTGGCACGCCACTTGGCCCAAGCCGGGGTGAAACACATCACCGTAGCCAATCGTACCTTGGCGCGCGCGCAGCATTTGGCGGAAGAGTTTCATGCCGATGCGGTGTTGTTGGAAGACATTCCGCAGGTGCTGCCCAATGCTGATATCGTGATTTCTTCCACCGCCAGTCCGTTGCCGATTTTGGGCAAGGGTGCGGTTGAAAAAGCCCTGCGCCAGCGCCGTCATAAGCCGATGTTTATGGTGGACATTGCTGTGCCACGAGACATCGAGGCGGAAGTGGCGGAGTTGGCCGATGTGTACTTGTACACAGTGGACGACTTGCGTGACATCATCGAAGAAAATGTGCGCTCCCGAGAAGACGCTGCGCGCCAGGCCGAAGAGTTGATTCTGGCTGGCGTCGATCATTTCATGCGCGAGCTGAAAACCCTCGATGCTGTCAACACAGTGCGAGACCTGCGTGAACAGGCCGTCGATGTGCAGCAAGACCTGCTCTCCAAAGCGCTGAGTCAGCTGCAAAGTGGTGCGGACCCAGAGCGTGTATTGCGTCAGTTCGCCCACAGCTACACCAATAAAATGTTGCATGCGCCAACAGTGGCGTTGCGTAAGGCCGGCGCTGAAGGCCGGTTGGAAGTTCTGGATTGGACCCGTGAGCTGTATCGGCTAGACCGCCCAATCCCCTCCGTGGAAGACAAATAA
- the mshL gene encoding pilus (MSHA type) biogenesis protein MshL produces the protein MQPLEPQPDEAPAPTPLLTLPAAVPSAPSEPVLLQQLLPPVQALADTTPRFDVLADRTPAAAFFNSLVEGSGQNLIIHPDVSGEISLNLNNVTLQQTLEAVRDVYGYQFDQGTYGIRISPPQRQTRIFALNYLNVQRAGRSGMSVSSGQVTSTDTSDDDDDSSTTSTRTATVNSTQVETQSGSDFWLNLQNTLQLLVAPEPDAQVVVDAQAGMVIANAMPTTLASVEHYLEKAELSVRRQVLIEAKVVEVTLNDGFQSGINWSTLAAQGNSDSWAGSLSSAALSNPDFIEGIFSLNLDVGDFSGTLQLLQTQGDVNVLSSPRIATVNNQKAVIKVGSDEYFVTGVTNSTTTTTTGNTETPEIELTPFFSGVALDVTPQIGENEEIILHVHPTITEVEERTKIVELSQDQFKLPLAYSTVRETDSIIRAQSGQVVIIGGLMQNREVSTEASVPLLGDIPVLGWLFRQTRTQMRQSELVILLQPRIVGGAISNEQVEYLNRRYSGMMLPEG, from the coding sequence ATGCAGCCGCTGGAGCCGCAGCCCGATGAGGCTCCAGCGCCGACGCCACTGCTAACGCTGCCGGCAGCAGTGCCCAGTGCACCGAGCGAACCCGTACTGTTGCAACAATTATTGCCGCCGGTGCAGGCGCTGGCAGACACCACGCCGCGTTTTGACGTGCTGGCAGATCGTACGCCGGCAGCGGCCTTTTTTAACAGCTTGGTTGAGGGCAGCGGTCAAAACCTGATTATTCACCCAGATGTCAGCGGTGAAATCAGTCTGAATCTCAACAATGTCACGCTGCAGCAAACGCTGGAAGCCGTGCGCGATGTTTACGGCTATCAGTTCGACCAGGGAACCTACGGCATTCGTATTTCACCGCCGCAGCGGCAAACCAGAATCTTTGCGCTCAATTATTTAAATGTGCAGCGCGCTGGCCGCTCTGGTATGAGTGTTAGCAGTGGCCAAGTGACCTCGACCGATACCAGTGACGACGATGATGACAGCTCTACTACCTCAACTCGCACGGCAACCGTTAACAGCACGCAAGTCGAAACACAAAGTGGCAGTGATTTCTGGCTGAATTTGCAAAACACCTTGCAGCTGTTGGTGGCGCCAGAGCCAGATGCGCAAGTGGTGGTGGACGCCCAAGCGGGAATGGTCATCGCCAATGCCATGCCGACCACTCTGGCCAGCGTTGAACATTATTTGGAAAAGGCTGAACTAAGTGTGCGTCGTCAGGTGCTGATCGAAGCCAAGGTGGTGGAAGTCACACTGAATGATGGTTTTCAATCGGGCATTAATTGGTCGACCCTGGCCGCGCAAGGCAACAGTGACTCTTGGGCCGGTTCATTAAGTTCGGCGGCACTGTCCAATCCGGATTTTATTGAGGGGATATTTTCTCTGAATTTGGACGTGGGTGACTTTAGCGGCACCTTGCAGCTGTTGCAGACACAAGGTGACGTCAATGTCCTGTCGAGCCCACGCATTGCCACGGTGAATAATCAAAAGGCGGTGATTAAAGTCGGCTCGGATGAATACTTCGTCACCGGCGTGACCAATTCGACCACCACCACCACCACTGGCAACACCGAAACACCAGAAATTGAACTGACGCCGTTTTTCTCCGGTGTTGCGCTGGATGTCACACCGCAAATTGGTGAAAACGAAGAAATCATTTTACACGTGCATCCGACCATCACCGAGGTGGAAGAGCGCACCAAAATCGTCGAGCTGAGTCAGGATCAATTTAAATTGCCATTGGCCTACAGCACCGTACGTGAAACCGACTCTATTATTCGTGCGCAGTCTGGGCAAGTGGTAATTATTGGTGGACTGATGCAGAACCGCGAAGTCAGCACTGAGGCCAGCGTACCGCTATTGGGTGATATTCCAGTACTGGGTTGGTTATTCCGCCAGACACGCACACAAATGCGTCAAAGTGAGTTGGTCATTCTGTTGCAACCACGCATCGTCGGCGGTGCGATCAGCAATGAGCAGGTGGAATACTTGAATCGTCGTTATTCGGGCATGATGTTGCCGGAGGGCTGA
- a CDS encoding HesA/MoeB/ThiF family protein, giving the protein MNDQQLLRYARHVLLPQVDVEGQQQLLDAHVLIVGLGGLGCPVAQYLAASGVGRLTLVDPDRVELSNLQRQIAHSDATLGEYKVHSAAKELARINSGVQVYCCPVAVDVDWLQQQLESVDVVVDCSDNADVRYAINAACLQHKTPWVSGAAVALQGQLAVFDPRIDDSPCYRCLYPNLSDAAASCAGSGVIAPLVGVIGSMQALETLKLLLGLASPLGQLLSYDALQADWRRWQLNQQKNCADCGSLD; this is encoded by the coding sequence ATGAATGATCAGCAGCTGTTGCGCTATGCGCGGCATGTGTTATTGCCACAGGTCGATGTGGAAGGGCAGCAGCAACTGCTGGATGCGCATGTGTTGATCGTTGGTTTGGGCGGCCTGGGCTGCCCGGTGGCGCAGTACCTGGCGGCCAGTGGTGTCGGCCGATTGACCTTGGTTGATCCTGATCGGGTAGAGCTGTCCAATCTGCAACGGCAAATTGCCCACAGCGACGCAACGTTGGGCGAGTACAAGGTGCACTCCGCCGCAAAAGAGCTGGCGCGTATTAACAGCGGTGTGCAGGTATATTGCTGCCCGGTGGCGGTGGATGTTGATTGGCTACAGCAGCAGCTTGAGTCAGTTGATGTGGTGGTCGATTGCAGCGACAATGCCGATGTGCGCTACGCCATCAATGCCGCCTGTTTGCAGCACAAGACCCCGTGGGTGTCAGGTGCGGCGGTGGCGCTGCAAGGTCAGCTGGCGGTGTTTGACCCTCGTATTGATGACTCACCTTGTTATCGCTGTTTGTATCCAAATCTGAGCGATGCCGCTGCTAGTTGTGCTGGCAGTGGCGTTATAGCGCCGCTCGTTGGCGTGATCGGCAGCATGCAGGCGCTGGAAACACTGAAGTTACTGCTGGGGCTGGCCAGCCCGCTGGGGCAGTTGCTCAGCTACGACGCCTTGCAGGCCGATTGGCGTCGATGGCAGCTGAACCAGCAAAAAAACTGTGCTGACTGTGGCTCACTCGACTGA
- the lolB gene encoding lipoprotein insertase outer membrane protein LolB, translating into MIKAFVIAGLLLLSGCASFTSQPAPSERLSWEVRGKLSVTTPQDTVTGYLTWEQHDSAYDLFISGPLGQGASRLNGSDAFAELTLPGWQQPQRAESAEQLLEHYMGWSFPVANVRYWVQGQPSPGGEAKIKKDAQGRLTTLQQHGWSIRYSRYSRHGQRWLPGLIKVSGYEHKFIFAIKEWTLRG; encoded by the coding sequence ATGATCAAAGCTTTTGTTATCGCTGGACTGCTGTTGCTGTCCGGCTGTGCCAGTTTTACCTCACAGCCCGCGCCCTCCGAGCGCTTAAGTTGGGAAGTCCGTGGCAAACTGTCGGTCACCACCCCGCAAGACACAGTGACTGGCTATCTCACCTGGGAGCAGCATGATTCGGCCTACGATCTGTTTATCTCCGGCCCACTTGGGCAAGGAGCGTCGCGCTTGAATGGCAGCGATGCGTTTGCTGAGTTAACCCTGCCAGGCTGGCAGCAACCACAACGAGCGGAGTCCGCTGAGCAACTGTTAGAGCACTACATGGGCTGGTCTTTTCCTGTAGCCAATGTGCGCTATTGGGTACAAGGCCAGCCCAGCCCAGGCGGGGAAGCCAAAATCAAAAAAGATGCCCAGGGCCGACTGACAACGTTGCAACAACATGGCTGGAGCATTCGTTACAGCCGTTATAGCCGCCACGGGCAGCGCTGGCTGCCCGGACTCATCAAGGTAAGCGGCTACGAACATAAATTTATCTTCGCCATCAAGGAGTGGACGCTGCGTGGCTGA
- a CDS encoding PQQ-dependent sugar dehydrogenase — MRWIAIAVCYLSLGYLSLSSPNSAANTAPVPVADGFSIIWSLLPLDQQRLLVAERRGTLSLVNLASVQRQTIAGLPDIHAAGQGGLLDMAILNDDPKPWLYFTYSHPHQDGAITALARARLDTQQLQLQSLETLLLSQSHGDGNRHYGSRIALTDKYLFISIGDRGDRDTGQRLDTHAGKILRLHHDGRVPADNPFVDDPTALNEIWSYGHRNPQGMVYDARHEQLWAIEHGPRGGDELNLIRKGGNYGWALVSQGKEYWNPAYVGDYRQHPDMLDPLHSFTPSIAPGSLLLWQSDSRTTTLLAGALKLRHLNQLTIHHADGGSIKEHRWLEDMDQRIRALAKHPSGDLLFSIDDGVIYRWSPRSVE, encoded by the coding sequence ATGCGCTGGATCGCTATTGCCGTTTGTTATCTGAGCTTGGGTTACCTGAGCTTGAGCAGCCCAAACTCAGCCGCCAACACAGCCCCAGTACCAGTGGCCGACGGTTTCAGCATTATCTGGTCGTTATTGCCACTCGATCAGCAGCGGCTGTTAGTTGCCGAGCGACGAGGAACCCTGAGCTTGGTCAATCTCGCCAGCGTTCAGCGCCAAACCATTGCCGGCTTGCCAGACATCCACGCTGCCGGCCAGGGCGGTTTATTGGACATGGCCATCCTCAATGACGACCCCAAACCATGGCTGTATTTTACCTACAGCCACCCGCACCAGGATGGCGCTATTACAGCTTTGGCGCGTGCCCGCCTGGATACACAGCAGCTGCAACTGCAGTCATTAGAGACGTTATTGCTCAGCCAATCCCACGGTGACGGCAATCGCCATTACGGCAGTCGCATCGCTCTGACCGATAAGTACTTATTTATAAGCATTGGTGATCGCGGCGACCGTGACACTGGCCAACGCCTCGATACCCATGCCGGCAAAATTTTGCGTTTACATCATGATGGTCGTGTTCCGGCGGACAATCCTTTTGTCGACGACCCAACCGCGCTGAATGAAATCTGGAGCTATGGCCATCGCAATCCGCAAGGCATGGTGTACGACGCCCGTCATGAACAACTGTGGGCCATCGAACATGGGCCCAGAGGCGGCGATGAGCTGAATTTGATTCGCAAAGGCGGTAATTACGGCTGGGCGCTGGTCTCGCAAGGAAAGGAATATTGGAATCCGGCCTACGTCGGCGACTATCGCCAGCACCCGGACATGCTCGATCCACTGCACAGTTTTACGCCATCAATCGCGCCGGGTTCATTGTTGCTGTGGCAATCGGATTCTCGCACCACCACCTTGCTGGCTGGCGCGCTTAAGCTGCGCCACCTTAATCAGCTGACCATCCATCACGCAGACGGTGGATCTATTAAGGAGCATCGCTGGTTAGAAGACATGGATCAACGCATTCGCGCACTGGCAAAACACCCCAGCGGCGACTTGTTGTTCAGCATTGATGATGGGGTGATTTATCGTTGGAGCCCGAGATCAGTCGAGTGA
- the trmL gene encoding tRNA (uridine(34)/cytosine(34)/5-carboxymethylaminomethyluridine(34)-2'-O)-methyltransferase TrmL: MFNIVLFEPEIPPNTGNIIRLCANTGCSLHLIEPLGFSLEEKALRRAGLDYHEWAQIKVHADWQAFVNSEIPERVYALTTKGHTCHSQARFEAGDYLLFGPETRGLPLEVREQLPKEHWLRLPMLANSRSMNLSNCVAVMVYEAWRQQDFAGANFAPNPES; encoded by the coding sequence ATGTTCAATATCGTGCTGTTTGAACCTGAAATTCCGCCCAACACCGGCAACATCATTCGTCTCTGTGCCAATACCGGGTGCAGCTTACATCTGATTGAACCGCTGGGCTTTTCCTTGGAAGAAAAAGCATTGCGTCGAGCTGGACTGGACTATCACGAGTGGGCACAGATAAAAGTGCACGCCGATTGGCAGGCGTTTGTTAATAGCGAAATACCCGAGCGCGTTTACGCCCTCACCACCAAAGGGCATACCTGCCATTCGCAAGCGCGCTTCGAAGCGGGCGACTACTTGCTGTTTGGACCAGAGACGCGCGGCCTACCGCTCGAGGTGCGCGAGCAACTGCCAAAGGAGCATTGGCTGCGCTTGCCGATGTTGGCCAATAGCCGCAGTATGAACTTGTCCAATTGCGTTGCCGTCATGGTGTACGAGGCGTGGCGACAACAGGACTTTGCCGGAGCCAATTTCGCCCCCAACCCGGAGAGTTAA
- the prmC gene encoding peptide chain release factor N(5)-glutamine methyltransferase → MQIEQWLRWASAQLEASDSARLDAELLLAHVLDKDRTWLYTWSDRTLSSSQQDSASELLDQRMQGIPVAHLLGQREFWSLPLAVNASTLIPRGDTETLVEWVLDLALPANARVLDLGTGTGAIALALASEKPGWHIEAVDAQADAVALATSNAERLNLPVKVYRSDWFTAVEGRFDVIVSNPPYIDADDEHLQQDDVRFEPRSALVAANNGLADLNHIQRAAPAYLNDHGWLLLEHGWQQAPAVSRALTQQGFQQVTTRRDLGGQARITGGQWSVNAANRTDEQRYSANTEPRSRHE, encoded by the coding sequence ATGCAGATTGAGCAGTGGTTACGCTGGGCCAGTGCTCAGCTGGAGGCATCTGACAGTGCGCGGTTAGACGCCGAGTTGCTACTCGCACATGTGTTAGATAAAGACCGTACCTGGTTGTACACCTGGTCGGATCGCACTCTCAGCAGCAGCCAGCAGGACAGCGCCTCCGAACTGCTGGACCAGCGTATGCAGGGAATACCAGTGGCACATCTGCTGGGCCAGCGTGAATTCTGGTCTTTGCCATTGGCGGTGAACGCCAGCACCTTGATTCCGCGCGGTGACACTGAAACCCTGGTTGAATGGGTACTCGATTTGGCCCTGCCTGCCAACGCTCGGGTGTTGGATCTGGGCACTGGAACAGGCGCTATTGCTCTGGCGCTGGCCAGCGAAAAACCTGGCTGGCACATTGAAGCCGTCGATGCGCAGGCGGATGCCGTGGCGTTGGCGACCAGCAACGCAGAACGCTTGAACTTGCCCGTTAAAGTATACCGCTCTGATTGGTTTACGGCGGTAGAAGGTCGCTTTGATGTGATCGTCAGTAACCCGCCCTATATCGACGCCGACGATGAGCATTTGCAGCAGGACGATGTGCGCTTTGAGCCGCGCTCGGCGTTGGTGGCGGCAAACAATGGACTGGCGGATTTAAACCATATCCAGCGCGCAGCGCCGGCTTACCTCAATGATCACGGCTGGCTGTTGCTGGAACATGGTTGGCAACAAGCCCCGGCGGTGTCTCGGGCGTTAACACAGCAGGGTTTTCAACAGGTAACCACGCGCCGCGATTTAGGTGGACAAGCGCGCATTACTGGCGGCCAATGGTCCGTTAATGCTGCTAACAGGACTGATGAGCAAAGGTACTCTGCAAACACAGAACCTAGGAGCCGACATGAATGA